One Papaver somniferum cultivar HN1 chromosome 10, ASM357369v1, whole genome shotgun sequence genomic window carries:
- the LOC113315568 gene encoding uncharacterized protein LOC113315568 — protein sequence MNPVIVDLSKTPEIHLSINLVNEKNDLPYEAWKYSLIGRLDFVHLKFSDAATILRNQWKLKDKYQLIPLGKGFFTIKLSSIEDKEYITSGKWEVQDQVLRVRNWIPNFRPENQRTSKAMVWVHYRGLSLEYWDEETLFTIIRAIGTPIKVDAATLQYQSGYYAKVLIEIDLAKTIPNKLWIITKYGAFSQGVTLTKIPKFCTKCKIVGHHPHVPMENHSTEVTEINSDMNVINSTVDIKVTHNPFEVLQENDNELTEPEDGEIKEINATNLLEFGTIPQNIIIIPRISTSSQSSEEVGSYKSSKKKPHLKPAVVTRKSSKESLKHMIDKGSLSPQPPPFK from the exons ATGAATCCTGTAATTGTAGATCTTTCAAAAACCCCTGAAATCCATCTATCGATAAATTTGGTGAATGAGAAAAATGATTTACCATATGAAGCCTGGAAATATTCATTAATTGGTCGTTTAGATTTTGTTCACCTTAAATTTTCGGATGCTGCAACGATTCTTCGGAATCAATGGAAGCTAAAAGACAAATACCAACTTATTCCACTGGGCAAAGGTTTCTTCACTATCAAATTATCAAGCATTGAAGATAAAGAGTATATTACTTCTGGTAAATGGGAGGTTCAAGACCAGGTTCTTAGGGTTAGGAACTGGATTCCAAATTTCCGTcctgaaaatcaaagaacatctaaagCTATGGTATGGGTTCACTATCGAGGGCTTAGTTTGGAGTattgggatgaagaaactttaTTTACTATTATTAGAGCAATTGGAACTCCTATCAAAGTTGATGCAGCTACCTTACAATACCAGAGTGGATATTATGCAAAAgttttgattgagattgatttagcTAAAACAATTCCCAATAAGCTTTGGATAATTACTAAGTATGGAGCATTCTCTCAGGGTGTAACTCTTACCAAAATTCCTAAATTTTGTACTAAATGCAAAATTGTGGGTCAC CATCCTCATGTTCCCATGGAAAACCATTCAACTGAAGTTACTGAGATAAATTCTGATATGAATGTTATCAATTCTACTGTTGATATCAAAGTTACACATAACCCCTTTGAAGTATTACAAGAAAATGATAATGAGCTTACAGAACCTGAAGATGgggaaattaaggaaattaatgcAACCAACCTTTTAGAATTTGGTACTATCCctcaaaatattattattatcccAAGAATTTCAACTAGCTCTCAGTCAAGTGAAGAAGTGGGTTCTTATAAATCTTCAAAGAAAAAGCCTCATCTAAAGCCAGCAGTTGTCACAAGAAAATCTAGTAAAGAATCTCTTAAGCATATGATTGATAAGGGGAGTTTATCTCCTCAGCCACCACCTTTTAAATGA